One Fibrobacter sp. UWEL DNA window includes the following coding sequences:
- a CDS encoding DUF4417 domain-containing protein, with amino-acid sequence MVLRHKTNLFQLYSELYNELRKHKISFSKSGFPRFKKSFFVHKKPSEILPFRNRLQSRNKSTTALCTFCDDEFIYPRLKKLKEDLPIYKEYYAMVVFDLSPRVEWKTEQQRFNICLNQMAAIYLAINGVKLIGNFRTGDHSTYSALRSYPNGTPFYIGTLGCIKKKDPSDIFCFEQKILLSRPKECWLYGNENKQITSILKENNIKYEVFKDYRTKSFAKNPEGVNV; translated from the coding sequence ATGGTTTTAAGACATAAAACAAATCTATTCCAGCTCTACTCTGAGCTATACAACGAACTACGAAAGCACAAAATCAGCTTTTCTAAAAGCGGATTTCCTCGCTTCAAAAAGTCGTTTTTCGTACACAAAAAACCATCCGAAATACTCCCCTTTCGAAATCGGTTGCAAAGCAGAAATAAAAGTACGACTGCATTATGCACATTTTGTGACGATGAGTTCATTTACCCTCGTCTAAAAAAACTTAAGGAAGATTTACCCATATACAAAGAATATTACGCCATGGTCGTTTTCGACTTAAGTCCCCGAGTCGAATGGAAAACCGAACAGCAACGTTTTAACATATGTCTAAACCAGATGGCTGCAATTTATTTGGCAATCAACGGGGTTAAGCTTATCGGAAACTTTCGTACTGGAGATCACTCTACTTATAGCGCCCTGCGCAGTTATCCTAACGGAACGCCATTCTACATAGGTACGCTTGGTTGCATAAAGAAAAAAGATCCTAGCGATATTTTCTGCTTTGAACAAAAAATCCTTCTAAGTCGCCCCAAAGAATGCTGGCTATACGGAAATGAAAACAAACAAATCACCAGTATCCTAAAGGAAAATAACATAAAATACGAGGTGTTTAAAGATTACAGAACAAAATCCTTTGCAAAAAATCCGGAGGGCGTAAATGTCTGA
- a CDS encoding ImmA/IrrE family metallo-endopeptidase: protein MEQSVLSENIRRYMKLGNWTIPSLAQAAEISATTLSNCLNDKSDPRISIIQKIADKLNVSMSQLFSEKPSFENFRFRSLYALTAKERAFREDLLYSTYDKIQEYLKIERFAEKGNVFLFSNEKFDNPIEAAHVVRERLGFSQSAPILDICELVSKIGVKFFHFDFKYSKTYGASVAANDGGPAIILNSSIESVERKIFTIAHELGHILLHKDTFKSSETMEEKNSTEEGEANLFAGELLCPQEIVYEKVKETHGFSFIDAVLKIKQIYKVSYGTVLHQYCNRYGISEQYSAVTKKFQAMYANKNNVSFKNHFEPYALSETLYRFEDPFFRDIVVTLCRTEKISSAKAAELLNWKRVSLEKWCEKMDESSENSLPF, encoded by the coding sequence ATGGAACAATCAGTGTTGAGCGAAAATATTCGTCGTTATATGAAGCTTGGTAATTGGACTATACCCTCGTTGGCTCAGGCTGCTGAAATCAGTGCGACGACTCTTTCCAATTGCCTCAATGACAAGTCTGATCCGCGTATTTCCATTATACAGAAAATCGCAGATAAGTTGAATGTCTCAATGTCTCAACTCTTTTCTGAAAAACCCTCTTTTGAAAATTTTCGTTTCCGATCTTTGTATGCTCTTACTGCTAAGGAGAGGGCTTTCCGAGAAGATTTGCTCTATTCGACATATGACAAAATACAGGAATACTTAAAAATTGAGCGGTTTGCGGAAAAAGGAAATGTTTTTTTGTTTTCTAATGAAAAATTTGATAATCCCATTGAGGCTGCGCATGTTGTAAGGGAGAGACTAGGATTCTCTCAAAGTGCTCCTATTTTAGATATTTGTGAGTTGGTTTCGAAAATAGGTGTTAAGTTTTTTCATTTTGATTTCAAATACTCAAAAACCTATGGCGCCTCGGTTGCGGCAAACGATGGTGGGCCAGCGATAATTTTGAATAGTTCTATTGAATCTGTAGAACGAAAAATTTTTACTATAGCTCATGAGCTTGGACACATCCTTTTGCATAAGGATACTTTCAAAAGTTCTGAAACGATGGAAGAGAAAAACTCAACTGAAGAAGGTGAGGCGAATTTATTTGCGGGCGAGTTGCTGTGCCCTCAAGAAATTGTTTACGAAAAGGTAAAAGAAACACATGGATTCTCGTTTATAGATGCTGTGCTGAAAATTAAACAGATTTATAAAGTGAGCTATGGGACGGTTTTGCACCAGTATTGCAATAGGTATGGTATTTCGGAACAGTATTCTGCGGTGACAAAAAAATTTCAAGCGATGTATGCGAATAAAAATAATGTCTCGTTTAAAAATCACTTTGAACCATATGCCTTGAGTGAAACGCTGTATCGCTTTGAAGATCCTTTTTTCCGTGATATTGTTGTGACTTTGTGTAGAACCGAAAAGATTTCGTCGGCGAAAGCAGCTGAACTTTTAAATTGGAAGAGAGTATCTCTTGAAAAATGGTGTGAAAAAATGGATGAGTCTTCAGAGAACTCGCTCCCTTTTTAG
- the thrS gene encoding threonine--tRNA ligase, whose protein sequence is MSQINLTMPDGSVRTVESGTTGLEVAKSISEGLARKALGVKLGDKVLDLSRPLTEDGAFKIITTNNDDPDCLMLLRHSCSHVMAEAICDLFPGTKLAYGPAVEKGFYYDLMTPTPLQQSDFEKIEKRMKEIIKEDRPFTRVVVSGEEGLKRTAGDKYKTDNAERALAREGADGTLSFYANGEPGKNWEDLCAGPHVPSTGKLKSFKLLSLAGAYWHGDQNSDQLTRVYGTCFADKEGLETYLKFLEEAEKRDHRRIGKEMDLYHIEDHSPGMVFWHPNGTKMVNALKDYIRGKIDRRGYLEVITPEIVNKTLWIKSGHADKYNENMFKTMAGDVEMAVKPMNCPCHIQIFNTGLRSWRDLPMRLAEFGKCHRYEPAGTMHGLMRVRGFVQDDAHIFCTEEQIASEVADFCALVKEIYHDFGFDSIVVKFSTRPERRVGSDELWDKAEAALEEATKLAGLDYILNPGEGAFYGPKLEFTLKDSLGRDWQCGTIQVDFNLPQRLGAEYVGKDNQKHIPVMLHRAAVGSIERFLGILIEEFMGDFPLWLAPVQARVLPISEKFAEYAHKVERELVNAGVRCDIDESNEKLGYKFRQCELQKVPYKIIVGEKEMAEGKVSVNKRKEGDKGQMTVAEFLAMTEDDRKVVR, encoded by the coding sequence ATGTCTCAAATCAACCTCACCATGCCCGATGGCAGCGTACGTACCGTTGAATCTGGCACCACCGGCCTCGAAGTAGCAAAGAGCATTTCTGAAGGCCTCGCACGCAAGGCTCTCGGCGTGAAGCTGGGCGACAAGGTCCTGGACCTCTCCCGCCCCCTGACCGAAGACGGCGCTTTCAAGATCATCACGACCAACAATGACGATCCGGATTGCTTGATGCTGTTGCGCCACTCCTGCAGCCACGTGATGGCAGAAGCTATCTGCGACCTCTTCCCGGGCACCAAGCTGGCTTACGGTCCCGCAGTTGAAAAGGGTTTCTACTACGATTTGATGACACCGACCCCGCTTCAGCAGTCTGATTTCGAAAAGATCGAAAAGCGCATGAAGGAAATCATCAAGGAAGACCGCCCGTTCACTCGCGTGGTTGTTTCCGGTGAAGAAGGCCTGAAGCGCACCGCTGGCGACAAGTACAAGACCGACAACGCTGAACGCGCTCTGGCTCGCGAAGGCGCTGACGGCACCCTGAGTTTCTATGCAAACGGCGAACCGGGCAAGAACTGGGAAGACCTCTGTGCAGGTCCTCACGTTCCGAGCACTGGCAAGCTGAAGTCCTTCAAGCTGCTCTCCCTCGCAGGTGCATACTGGCACGGCGACCAGAACAGCGACCAGCTGACCCGCGTGTACGGCACCTGCTTTGCCGACAAGGAAGGTCTGGAAACCTATTTGAAGTTCCTTGAAGAAGCCGAAAAGCGCGACCATCGCCGCATCGGTAAGGAAATGGACCTCTACCACATTGAAGACCATTCTCCTGGCATGGTTTTCTGGCACCCGAACGGTACCAAGATGGTCAACGCCCTCAAGGACTACATCCGTGGTAAGATCGACCGCCGCGGTTACCTCGAAGTCATTACTCCGGAAATCGTGAACAAGACTTTGTGGATCAAGTCCGGCCACGCCGACAAGTACAACGAAAACATGTTCAAGACCATGGCTGGCGACGTTGAAATGGCTGTGAAGCCAATGAACTGCCCTTGCCATATCCAGATCTTCAACACTGGCCTCCGCAGCTGGCGTGATCTCCCGATGCGTCTTGCTGAATTCGGTAAGTGCCACCGTTACGAACCTGCCGGTACCATGCACGGTTTGATGCGTGTCCGCGGCTTCGTCCAGGATGACGCTCATATCTTCTGTACTGAAGAACAGATCGCTTCCGAAGTGGCAGACTTCTGCGCTCTCGTGAAGGAAATCTACCACGACTTCGGTTTCGATTCCATCGTGGTGAAGTTCTCCACCCGTCCGGAACGCCGCGTGGGTTCTGACGAACTTTGGGACAAGGCTGAAGCAGCTCTCGAAGAAGCAACCAAGCTGGCTGGCCTCGACTACATCTTGAACCCGGGCGAAGGCGCCTTCTACGGCCCGAAGCTTGAATTCACCCTGAAGGATTCCCTCGGCCGTGATTGGCAGTGCGGTACCATCCAGGTGGACTTCAACCTGCCCCAGCGTCTCGGTGCAGAATATGTCGGTAAGGACAACCAGAAGCACATCCCCGTTATGCTGCACCGCGCAGCCGTGGGTTCCATCGAACGCTTCCTCGGTATTCTTATTGAAGAATTCATGGGCGATTTCCCGCTGTGGCTCGCTCCGGTCCAGGCACGCGTCCTCCCCATCTCCGAAAAGTTCGCTGAATACGCCCACAAGGTGGAACGCGAACTGGTGAACGCCGGCGTCCGCTGCGACATCGACGAATCCAACGAAAAGCTTGGCTACAAGTTCCGTCAGTGCGAACTCCAGAAGGTTCCGTACAAGATCATCGTTGGCGAGAAGGAAATGGCAGAAGGCAAGGTTTCCGTCAACAAGCGTAAGGAAGGCGATAAGGGTCAGATGACCGTCGCTGAATTCCTGGCTATGACCGAAGACGATCGCAAGGTTGTTCGTTAA
- a CDS encoding type II toxin-antitoxin system RelB/DinJ family antitoxin yields MATTVLQIRMDEDLKNEAADLFDKMGMDLPTAIRVFLKRAVAEKAIPFEVREPRATYCANRGWDAFMELRNQAQQGPAAGMSEEEIEAEIAAYRAGK; encoded by the coding sequence ATGGCGACGACAGTATTGCAAATTCGAATGGATGAAGACCTCAAGAACGAGGCTGCCGATCTTTTTGACAAGATGGGAATGGATCTTCCCACTGCCATTCGCGTTTTCCTAAAGCGTGCCGTGGCGGAAAAAGCAATCCCCTTTGAGGTTCGTGAACCTCGCGCGACATATTGTGCGAATAGGGGGTGGGACGCTTTTATGGAATTACGCAATCAAGCTCAGCAGGGACCTGCTGCAGGTATGAGCGAAGAAGAAATCGAAGCGGAAATCGCAGCATATCGTGCTGGAAAGTAG
- a CDS encoding putative toxin-antitoxin system toxin component, PIN family has translation MVYAVVDTNVIVSSLLTKNPLSPVMLVMHELFAGKVQLLVNDAILAEYKEVLSRPKFHLDEIAINRTLDSIQRLSINVDAPESGVELPDPKDVVFYDVALACRDKDASLVTGNTKHFPGVPFVVTPREFLEILAKEGL, from the coding sequence GTGGTTTATGCCGTTGTAGATACCAATGTGATTGTGTCGTCTTTGTTGACGAAAAATCCTTTGTCTCCTGTGATGTTGGTAATGCACGAACTTTTTGCTGGGAAAGTGCAATTGCTTGTTAATGATGCTATTCTTGCGGAATATAAAGAAGTCCTTTCTAGACCAAAGTTCCATCTTGATGAGATTGCGATTAATCGGACTTTGGATAGCATTCAAAGATTGAGCATCAATGTAGATGCTCCTGAAAGCGGCGTAGAACTTCCTGATCCGAAGGATGTTGTATTCTATGATGTGGCACTAGCCTGTAGAGATAAAGATGCGTCACTAGTGACCGGTAATACCAAGCATTTTCCAGGAGTCCCGTTCGTTGTAACGCCTAGAGAATTCCTAGAAATTTTGGCGAAGGAGGGATTATGA